The sequence below is a genomic window from Flavobacterium sediminilitoris.
CAATGGACGCTATTGCTCGCCAACCAGAAGCTGCTGGTAAAATTCAAACTGCGATGATTATCATCGGTGCATTATTGGAAGGTTTAGCATTCGGTGCTTTAATCTTAGGAGCTTAATTAAAAAACAACACCTTTAGCGGTTGGCTTAAGGTGTTGTTTTATTAAACAATTTTTTTGAAACATATTTTAAAGTTTATATAATGG
It includes:
- a CDS encoding ATP synthase F0 subunit C; amino-acid sequence: MEIPNLVGAGLIVIGAGLGLGKIGGSAMDAIARQPEAAGKIQTAMIIIGALLEGLAFGALILGA